In Biomphalaria glabrata chromosome 8, xgBioGlab47.1, whole genome shotgun sequence, the genomic window tttaaaagaaatgtgtaaaaaaaataggtctACAATGTGCATGTTTTTAGTTAAATGTTTTCTGCTAATGTCTACTCCAGAAAACACATTTAGTATGTAATAAATTTTTGAGTAACattttgacaaataaaaaatatgctctattttctttcatttagtGTTCACAGGAGCAACTTGTAGAGTTGCATAGacacctttttttaaagagtctcATCAAGATATTTTATCATGTTATCTTATCAATCTTGGGAAAATCCATGTAAAATGACATTCAAGATTTTGAAATAGATATCAAATTGTGTTTACAAAGACATCTGGAGAATAATTCACTTAATTTCAATTATGGACGACAGGAAGCAAAACTTGAATGAACTCAGAACTGTCATTAAAACTGAGAAGATAGAAAGGTCTCTGCCTTTAGAGACACTGGAAAACAGTTTAACTGGTCacattttcaaatttattttaaaggaagAAGCAGaggtaaaatatttgttaatataagggtcaaaattaaaattataagcTTAACGTTTCAGATTTTTCAAAGATATGGATATGATAGAatagttgacttttttttttattatgaaacCTTTTGAATGTCTAACTTTTTAATAAACTTTGTATCaatttttcacataaaaaatattgtctgtTAATGTCTATAATTACAAAATGATTTAAGTATAGAACCCACATTCTATTTATAAAGACATCTGAAGAACTAATACACCCAATGTTGGATGACATAAAAGAAAACTTCACTAATGATATAAAAAATGCCATGAAAGTTGAGAAGATAGAATCCTCTTTACATTCAGAGACACCAGAAATTACATCCACTGATCATACTGTTGAAGAGAGACAGGTAAGACAATTGTAACAcatatgaataaatattttttttacgtaaTCATCATCAAACATCATGGAGAGATTCAAATGTGCTATATCTTCATTAGGCCTGGGCAGCCTTACCCATGGGGAGGGCTTGTCAGTGCATCTTCTTCCAGACTCAGTAGGGTTTTTTGGGACTTATTTGGATTGTTACCAGACAAAGATGAAGGTGTTAGATCTCCATgttgggccaaggagtctgcaatgaTTTTGCAATTCAGTCTTGTAGGTTAGAGGTGATCCTTAAAGGGCCCACTGATATATTAGTATTGGTTGTTAAAAGATAAGTTTTGATATTTTCAGCATAAATAGCATaagctatgaactacaaactatcagcaTAGTAGAACATAGCATGAATTTCTTCTTGTTGACAAAGAAATGATCAAATAGATGTCCTTCTCTGGTGTATGTCTTCTTTCCTAGGGCTCACTGTGATCTTCTCATGGAAATATTTGTTAAAGGTCAAGGCTGggggaatggagaaaaaaaactcCTACAGTAGACATATTAAGAACTTTTGTTCAATTATCAATGGCATAGGAAGGACACACTCATGAAACTAAGTGGGGAGATGGCTAGTAGCATTGACCTCTTCCCTACAATAAAAAAGGGATTAAATGATCAGCTATTTAGTTGACAGGACCATTAGATAGagggtctaaaaaaaaaggatccaatTAATCATTTCTTTCCTTTGGAATAAGTATTTATCTTTGATCAAAGGGCTATTGGCTTGACACTTTTGAAGATAAATGGCATATGTATGCATCACAATTACCCTCTGTATCCTAAGCAAAGATAAGTTTCACCACTTCTCAATTTATAATGTGATTttttaagttactttttttttatcactgtcACTGAAAAAATCTAGTCTGTAAATATCTATAAcgaaagctcttttttttttcaagtcataTGAAGAACAAAGTCACTCAGTGTTGGATGACATTAAACAAGACTTTACAAATGATCTCAAAAATGCCATAAAAATTGAGAAGACAGAATCCATTTTACATTCAGAGACACCAGAAAATATTTCCACTGGTCATACTTTAGAACAATTTTTAGCAGAAGAGAAACAGGTGAGATATTGTATCATACTgcattacaatttttaaaaaatttatttcatttctttttacacATAAATGTGACTTTTGTAaataagttgattttttttccctttagttGAATATCTACTAATAAAAGATCTTTATTTTAGGGGAAATCTCTTTCGTGTGACATAAGCaaagttcatttgttttttatgtgtAAATAGTGTAACGTTTcccactatccaggctctctgcaaactgctccacaTGACACCaccaaaaaatttaaagaaattgaCAACTcggggctccaaaataacgtaacggtttaatgttcaataaatcacagccaatactgtacaaataGGCAATATGTAAcacagactgtacaaatatctctctttTAAGAACCGTACTGCTGTATCTACTCTTGCACAAAGTTTAACTGTTCAGGACAGTCTTCATGCAATGGGTTTGTTGTGTTGCAGCTGAAGATTATAATGCCATCTTGTACTGATAAGGTGTCTAGACTGTACTTGACACTACTCTGCACTGACTAGTCTTAATGCACCACACAGAACCATCCCTGAACCAGATCATCTGTAGTGAACCAGGACTGTACTGAGCTGTTGTACTGAACCGACTTGACtgtgacacctccgctctttatataggatccctaatggccttctagaaccgatGGAACATCTCTCAACCATTCTGATTAATCACATGACTGTCAGTCAGTAGAACAAAGTATGAATTTCTACATGTAGACAAAGAAATGATCAAATTGATGTTAACAACCATTGTATGTAATCTTTTCCAGTGCTCATTGTGGTTCTCTTGTAAAGGGAGAGTGAGGAAAAGGAACTAGAACTATGCTGTCTGTTTTGGAGTGTAGCTCCAGATAGCTAACCAAAGGTTTTAGTAAGGGAACACGATAATGGTTCACTGACAAAGTATTCTCCACAGTTgtttctgacaaaaaaaaaactaaactatcACCATCAGCTGGTTCACAgaagacaaatggttcacatgACAAATGGCTCACTAACAATTTTACCTGGtacccattggttgagccactttctttttgttattaCTGGCTGACCTTGACTTAATTGAGCATTAATTAACTGGTCTGTTAGATTGCTCTATGGATGAgtgtaatattaaaattatatattatatggtgGGTTATCATGATTAATGTTTTAAACTCTTTACACAATCAGATTTCTCTAGTCAATGCTTTGAATAGTGGATTATGAGcctgtaaatttaaaatatctaatGGTGCTTGTGTTACATCATTGAACTTGTTTTCTTCTATCTgtaatgctttagtttttgattCAAATTTTGTCTGAAAATTTGAGCAGTAGTCTCCACATGGTGCTtttgtatctttaagtttttatttttagaatatttttagaTATAAATCCTTTAAAATGCTGTACTTTGATTAATTTAACACCCTCCCCTcccatttttttctaattttttttatgcatctCCTGATTTAAATGCCAGTAATATACAGTTTAATCACCACACATATTTCTTAGGATCAACAAATGCAGacctatgtttaaaaaaaaaatgtgcacccTCAACCAGCATTATAATATGCCCTCACACCAGCACTACACATTTTCCTGTGAATTATAGAAGCTCTGAgtggaaaaaacatttttaatttgcttttccCAGCCATATAGACAGTAGAATTTCAAATAATGGAGACACATTGAAAGCTAATTATGGGTCTACCAGGTGGCCAACAAatgaaaataatcaaaatagaTGTTATAGAAGATGAAACATTTTCCAGCTATCCAGATATCTTTACTGGCTTAAGCTGTATAGAAGAAGTATACACTATCAAAGATAAATTGTGTTGTTCACCAAGCAGGAAAAGTTTCATGCTCAGAGGAATGGAAAATGAGGATGTCAAAGAGAAAGTAGATCATCCCACTGCTTGAGTCAACTCACTACTTATGATagaaaagaaaggaagtggttTAAAGATTTGTCTAGACCtttagaaaaatagacaaagaaAATATTACTAACAAAGAAATAGCTAGAAGACTTAACTGGCAGTCATGTGTTTACAGTGTTAGATGCCAACTGTGCTTTTTGGCAAATAAAACTAGGCAAAAAATCTACAGATCTCACAACTTTTTAACATACCTTTTGGTAGTTACAATTTCCTGCAACTACTGTTTGGACTTAACTCTTCTGCAGAAGTATTTGCAAAAAGCTTTCGACAATATACAACAGCAAAATGTTGATAGCAGCTAAAACAATAGAAGAGCATGACAAATAAAAATTCTTGATATAGCAAGAAGGAAAGGAATCAAATTGAAGCCATCAAAATATCACCTAAGAGTACAAGAATAAGTTAGAAGTAAAGAAGTACATATCATTACAGATTATTGTATAAAGCCTAATGACTTATATATTGAAGCAATACAATCCATGCCAAATCCCTACAAATAATCATGGTAAATTCCtatcaaaacattttagaaaaaacTGCTCCACCAAGTAATATTAATAAAGGGACTAATTTTAATAAGACAGTGAGCTAATATGGTTGGAACaacattagattttttaaagaatttgatTACAACTGTCCCTGTTTTAGACTTTTGTGATGTTTCACAGCCAGTTAAGTTGTCTGTAGATGCTTCTTTGCAGGGACTTGGAACAGTATTTATGCAAAATGAAAGGTCATTGGCTTATGCATCTCTTACAGACTGTGAAAATGATATTCTCAATATGGATTCAGGAGTGGCAGATCCACCATAGACATATCCTCTCTACAATTATTGCAGAGAActtcagagagagacagacccctttacattgttttcgTTGACCTGACTTacgcttttgacatggtcagcagaagtggcctttcctccca contains:
- the LOC106073472 gene encoding uncharacterized protein LOC106073472 isoform X2 gives rise to the protein MDDRKQNLNELRTVIKTEKIERSLPLETLENSLTGHIFKFILKEEAETSEELIHPMLDDIKENFTNDIKNAMKVEKIESSLHSETPEITSTDHTVEERQSYEEQSHSVLDDIKQDFTNDLKNAIKIEKTESILHSETPENISTGHTLEQFLAEEKQCSLWFSCKGRVRKRN
- the LOC106073472 gene encoding uncharacterized protein LOC106073472 isoform X1, giving the protein MDDRKQNLNELRTVIKTEKIERSLPLETLENSLTGHIFKFILKEEAETSEELIHPMLDDIKENFTNDIKNAMKVEKIESSLHSETPEITSTDHTVEERQSYEEQSHSVLDDIKQDFTNDLKNAIKIEKTESILHSETPENISTGHTLEQFLAEEKQKKMVNKNQEWTLNQDMYARNTKKDWYARNLNDEGEFSYYKRTNQLVCAEKKSEQFQMGTEKISTSLKVKKKKNESLK